The Silene latifolia isolate original U9 population chromosome X, ASM4854445v1, whole genome shotgun sequence genome contains the following window.
GTAGAAGCAAGGAAGAGAAGTTATCATCAAACTAATAACTTTCATTCAATTTTAAAGCCTCGAGCTTCGAACAATTCCTTACAAAAAGAAATGGCTTCTTACCACACTCGTTCGATCAGTCTACCATCCACATCTCACCCAATCACAACTCAATTCGATGAGCAGTTGTGCAGATTGAGGTCTTCTCAAGCAGCCTCTACTTCTTCATCTTTGTCCCTAACCCACAGACTTACAGGCCTTACAGAACTGTATGTCGTTGTTGACGAGATGCTTCAACTGCCCTCTAACCAACAATCCCTATCTCAAATCCAAGTTGTATTGGATGGATCcctaagggtccgtttggattgaaggaattggagagaaggggagggaagggaaagggagggatttaatttcctttgtttggataaaaatatgggagaaaggaaatggaaggggagagaaatgagaggacttaATTTTCCCCCTATAGAACAAATTATAATCTTTCCAAgggtggcaagatttggaaagaaaacattatttggactctaattataccatcaacatccttcaatcctccctccattcttcatctccctccttcctccccttctatttcccttcataatttttgttatccaaacacccaaATCCCATTTGCCCTCtccttctctcccctcccttcacctcccctcactccccctcccctccctttccctcctaaaattgtatccaaacggaccctaaatCTTATAGATGCTTGTAGCACATCAAGGGATGTCTTGCAACAATCCAAACAACGTCTTCAAGACATTCAATCAGTCCTCCGCAGAAGGTGCAGTGGTGAATTGAACATTACTAGCGAAGTCGCTGAATACCTAAAGGCGAGAAAGACCATCAAGAAAGTCATCAAAAAGTGCTTGAAAAACA
Protein-coding sequences here:
- the LOC141620533 gene encoding uncharacterized protein LOC141620533; its protein translation is MASYHTRSISLPSTSHPITTQFDEQLCRLRSSQAASTSSSLSLTHRLTGLTELYVVVDEMLQLPSNQQSLSQIQVVLDGSLRVHACSTSRDVLQQSKQRLQDIQSVLRRRCSGELNITSEVAEYLKARKTIKKVIKKCLKNIKSEKADASDFFMNDVEEITIDIFRSLLSYISGTKSHSKKSWSLVSKLINKSSEKEESAAQTSEFDVVDVTLESIVCQKKTRVNIDGIRNQMVNLESEIEQLDEILECLFRHLVKTRSTLLNILSN